CGTCCTACCGATTTTATATCCCCAAGTTTAGCCACTCCAACAACCAAGGTAGTTAGTACCAATGGCGCAACAATCATTTTAATTAAGCGAAGGAAAATATCACTCAATACGGTGAAAAGCTCCAGTTTTTTTTCGCGCAACTTATCGTTTTCTGATTTGCTTTTTTGAGCTTCCGAAATTTCAGTTGTTAGCTGTTTGTATGCAGTAGAAGCACTATCTAGTGTAGGTAATTTTTTTTCGGCAACCGCTATTTTTTGGGTAGCTGCGGATATTCCATCATTATAGGTGTTGATATAGGAAACGTTAAGAATGTACCCTAAAATTACACCCAATATTAAGGCGATAAAGATGTATAGGGTTAACCTGTTTTTTTTCTCCAACATAGAAATGATTTGTTTTTTGATAATCCGCAAATCTATAAAAAACTATGGGCTTGTAAGCTTCTTATATTGCTTAATTAATAGTTTAATACACAAAAAAAACGCCAGTACATGGTACCGGCGTTAGATTATTGCTTTTATAACTTAGTTAGTTAAGTCTTCTGCATAAATAGAGCTATGCTCTTTAGCCGCCAAATAGCGTTCAGCATCAAGTGCTGCCATACAACCTGAACCGGCTGCAGTTACCGCTTGACGGTAAATATGGTCTTGTACGTCACCTGCAGCAAATACTCCTTCAATATTGGTTTTTGTGCTACCTGATTTAGTAATGATGTAACCATTTTCATCCATATCCAACCAGTCTTTAAACACGTCGGTATTTGGTTTGTGACCTATGGCTACAAAGAAACCTGTAACGTCAATAGTCGTCTCTTTACCAGTTTCATTATTAATTAATAATGCTCCGGTTACATTTTGGCCGTCACCTAAAATTTCTTTGGTTTCTTGGTTGAACAATACCTCAATATTAGGAGTGTTCATTACACGGTGCTGCATAGCTTTAGAAGCACGCATTTCACCTTTACGAATAATCATATAAACTTTATTGCAAAGTTTTGACAGGTAAGTAGCTTCTTCAGCTGCTGTATCTCCTGCACCAACAATGGCAACATCTTGCTTACGGAAAAAGAATCCGTCGCAAACAGCGCAAGCAGAAACTCCAAAACCGTTATATTTTTCTTCAGAAGGTAATCCCAACCATTTAGCAGAAGCTCCGGTTGAAATAATTACTGAGTCAGCTGTTATTACTTTTCCATCATCTAAAGTTACCCTGTGAGGAAGTGAAGAGAAATCAACAGCCGTAACAATACCAAAACGTACTTCAGCTCCAAAGCGTTCAGCCTGTTTTTTGAAATCTTCCATCATTTCTGGTCCTTGAGTACCTTCAGGATAACCAGGGAAGTTTTCAACTTCAGTTGTAGTTGTAAGCTGTCCGCCTGGTTGCAAACCTGTGTACATAACTGGTTTCAAATCAGCGCGCGCAGCATAAATAGCCGCAGTGTAACCTGCGGGTCCTGATCCGATGATCAGGCAATGAATGTGTTCTAATTCGCTTGACATACTTTTGCAGTGTTCTAAGTTTAGGTTAAAAACTTGGTTAAATGGTTATATTGAAAGGAAATTTTTAATTAACACAGAAATCCTCCACCTATTAAATCATCACCTTCATAAAATACAGCTGATTGTCCGGGAGCAATTGCTGAAACTGAGTGGTCAAATTCAACCTTCATCAGATCTCCATCCTGCACAATAGTACTCATTGTGCCGGCATCTTTATATCTAATTTTTGTAACAGCTTCGATAGGATTGGTAATCGAATCATACTTTACAAGGTTATAATTACGAACAAATGCTTGTGATTTTTGTAGATCTTCCTCTCTGCCCAAAACAACAGTATTGGTTTCAGGGATAATTCGGGTTACAAATACTGGTTCTCCCAAAGCAATGCCCAAGCCTTTACGTTGTCCAATGGTATAAAAAGGATAGCCTTTATGCTTACCAACTTTTCGCCCGTCAGTTAATACAAAGTCACCTCCGTCAACGCGTTCTTCCAGATCAGGTACGCGATGCTTTAAGAACGAACGATAATCATTATCGGGTACAAAGCAAATTTCATAGCTCTCACTTTTGTTAGCCAGGTCAATTTGTCCCATTTCCATGGCCATTTGCCGGATTTCAGTTTTTCTGAAACCGCCTAATGGTAACATTGTTCTACTTAAATTATATTGAGATACACCCCAGAGTACGTAAGATTGGTCTTTGTTGTTATCCAAGCCTTTTGAAACCACATAACGATCGTTCTCCTGGCGAATTTGGGCATAATGACCGGTCGCAATAAATTCACAATCCAGTTTATCCGCACGTTTCATTAATGCTTCCCATTTGATGTGGGTGTTGCATAATACACATGGGTTAGGTGTACGTCCGGCAAGGTATTCTTCAACAAAATTATCGATAACAAAATTGCCGAACTCCTCGCGAATGTCTAAAATATAATGAGGAAAGCCGTATTGAACGGCTAAAGAACGTGCATCGTTTATTGAGTCAAGACTGCAGCAACCGGTTTCCTTAGAAGAACTACCCGAAGATGCATAATCCCAGGTTTTCATGGTAAGGCCAATTACTTCATAGCCTTGCTCATGCAACATAATTGAAGCTACCGAACTGTCGATACCTCCACTCATTGCCACTAAAATTCTTCCGTGCTTACTCATAATTTTTCAAACCGCAAAGATAGACATTTGGTTTTGTAATGAAGTGATTTCTGCGTCATTACAAGGTAAAATGCTAGTTGGATTTGGTTGAATAAACCATTTTTGATAATAGTAACCGGCTGATTATGTGCTTTTTTTCCATGAAAGCCTGTTAACTCCTCAAAATGATACCAATTTGTGTTTATTTGAAAAACACATCATAAGCATAACGGGCAATTAACAAGCAAATTACAATTAAGAAGAATTTGCGTATAAACTCATTGCCTTTAGTTAAGGCCAATTTGCTGCCAATTATACCGCCAGCAAGATTGCATACCGCCATTGGCAAGGCTATGTGATACAACACTTGTTTGTTAAAGATGAATGCCGTTAATGCTGAAAGGTTGGTAACACAGTTAATGATTTTAGCATAAGCAGAGGCGTTTAGGAAATCAAATCCTAAAAACATGATAAATGCCAAAATGAAAAAGCTTCCTGTTCCTGGGCCAAAAAAACCGTCATAAAAACCGATTATCAATCCAATCAAGCTCCCCATGATCAGCATTTTGCTTTCAGGGATTTCTCGGGCCTGCGTGCTGCCTAAATCTTTTTTAAAGAAGGTATATACGGCAATAAGTACAAGGATGATCAGAATAAGAGGTTTCAAAAGGGAGCTGTCAAGCAAATTGATTGTTTGGGCTCCTAAATAAGCTGCAACAAGTGCACAAGCGGCAACAGTTGCTAATATTTTGAAGTTAAAATTAACTTTTTTACTGTATTGCCAAGCGGCTGCTGTAGTACCGGTAATAGCTGGTATTTTACCTGTACCGAAAAGTACCGGCAATGCCGTTTGGGGCAATGTGAATAATAGTGCAGGCATTTGAATCAGGCCGCCTCCGCCCACAATAGAGTCGACAAATCCAGCAAGAAAAGCAAAACAACACAATAAAATTATTTCCATTTGAAGTCGAATAGTTGGGCGACAAATTTGCAGAGATTTTTTCACCCATACTCATTGTTAATAAATTTATTACGCTTGTAAAATAGGAGGGATAGTGGATAAAAGAATTGCTGTTTCCCTTTTTAATGGAAAACAGCAAAAAAAATTATCACTTAAATTGAACCAAATTTTCCTGAGTTAAAATCATTTATAGCTTGAATGATTTCTTCCTGTGTATTCATAACAAAAGGGCCATAACTAACAATGGGTTCATTAATAGGTTCACCACTAAAAACCATTGCATAGCTGTCTTCTTCAGCTTTTAATGTAATGGTTTCTCCATCATGATTAAACAACACAAAGTCTTTATGCTTGGCTTGTTGTTCGTTGTTTATGATGAAACTTCCTTTTGTAATCAGTATCATAGTGTTAAACAAAGCAGGAAGATCAAAGCTTACTTCCGCTCCAGTTACCATTCTGATGTCATACATTTCAATTGGAGTAAAAGTACTTGCAGCTCCATTTACCCCTTTAAAATTTCCGGCAATAATGCGGTTCACACTGCCTTTGTCATCAATCTTAACCGTGCTAATGCTATCATTAGTAATAGCCTGGTATTTAGGTGGGCTCATTTTATCCTTGGCCGGTAAATTAACCCAAACCTGAATGAAGTGCTGCAAACCTCCTGTTTCTGCAAATTCTTGTGATTGAAATTCATCATGCATCAGACCTGCAGCCGCTGTCATCCATTGCACATCGCCTGCACTGATAACTCCCCCACCACCGGAAGAGTCACGGTGCTCAATTTGTCCTTCGTATGCAATACTTACCGTTTCAAAACCACGGTGAGGATGTTCTCCAACACCTCTTCGGTATGCTGAAGGCTCAAAATAGTGGGGCATGTTATAGTCCAGCATTATGAATGGATTGGTTTCACGTGTGATGCCGTATGGGCCTGGTACATAGTTTGACACTCGGAAACCGTCGCCTACCATGTGTGGAGATGCTCCTGTTAATACCTGTTTTATTGATTTAGTTGCCATTACAACAACTCCTTTCTTAAATTAATTTAGCATTTATTAAGCAATTACAACTTCTGCCAATTGAACTTCAGCAAGCAATTTCACTTCATCGCTTACCAAAACTCCACCGGTTTCCAAAGCTGAATTCCAGTTTAGTCCAAAATCTTTTCTGTTAATTTTTCCTGCAATGCTAAAGCCTGCTTTTTTGTTTCCCCATGGGTCAAGGCCTGATCCACCAAATTCAACATTAAGCTTAATAGGCTTGGTAATATCTTTTATGGTTAAATTACCTTTCAACTCAAATTCGCTGTCATCAACCTTATTAAATTCTGATGATTCGAAAGTGATTTTAGGGAAACTTTCTGCATCAAAAAAATCTGCAGATTTAAGGTGTGAATCTCTCTGTTCATTTCCCGTTGAAATAGAGTCTATATCAGCATTGAAACTGATCTTTGCATTTTCAAAATTATCATTATCAGTTTCAACATTAACATCAAATTGGTTAAAGTTACCAGTTACATTGCTAACCATCATGTGTTTAATTTTAAATTGAATTTCGCTGTGCGAAGGGTCAATTCCCCATTTTGTATTTGCCATAGTTTTATAATTTAAATTTTAAATATTTTGTTTTAACTAATTTTGTTGTAACAAATATTTGGTCAAAAAAATTAATCCCGCAATTTGTCTAATAAATCACTTAATAATTCAGCATCATTTTCATTTAAACGTCCTTTCATTGCTTGATAAAATTCGTCGAAAAACGGACTTAATTCATCAAGAAGCTTTAAACCTGCTTCGGTAATAGTAATATCCATTTTTCTACGGTTTTCTTCACAAAGACATCGTTTAACAAAACCTTTGGTCACTAGTTTATCCAAAAGGCGAGTTACGTCGTTGCCTTTGTCTATCATCACATCTTTAATTTGTCCAGGTGAAACTGGTTGAGGGTGTTTACCCTTTAATATTCTTAGTACATTATAGTGCTGAGGTAAAATATCATATGTTTTAAAAATACCACTCAGCTTATCACGTACCCAGTTGTGGGTAAACATTAAATTGATTACCGCTTTCTGATGACTGTTGCCAAAATCTTCCTGAAGTATTTCTTTTTCAATTTTCACAATACAAATATAGTAAAAACAATTGTTGTTGCAACATATATTTTTAAAAAAATGTTTTTAAAGCTTTAATATTTAAAGGGATTGCTTTTTTAAAGAGTTGTAAAATACTTCAATGTTTGTCAGAATTAAGGTTCATTATTATTCAGTAAAAGTCTTTTTTATTTTTACGTGCTTAAAATATTTGCCGATTACAAATGAAAATTATCGATCTATCCAAAACAATTCAGTACAGCAAGAAGGATCCGTGGTTTATGCGGATTAAAGTAAAAAACTACCCACACAATCGAAGTAAATTGCTAATCCGTTTTTTTCTGGGTTTGCCTCAAAAATTATTTCCCAAAAACTTTTCCGGTTGGGCTGACGACAAAATACTCAGCATGGGAGTACATGCCTCAACGCACATAGATGCTCCTTGGCATTATAGTCCGACCTCTAATGGAAAGCGCGCTAAAACTATTGATGAAGTTCCACTTGAATGGTGTTATGGAAATGGTATTGTTATTGATATGTGCCATAAAGTCGACTTTTCTGTGATTACAGTTGATGACATTCAAATGGATTTACAAAAAAGTGGGGCAAAGATTAATCCCCAAACTATTGTGCTCATTAAAACTGGTAGAGACAAACTGAGTGGAACCCCTGAATATATTACAACCGGAACCGGTATGAGTAGGGAAGCAACAGAATGGTTGGTTGACCAGGGTGTAAAAGTAATTG
Above is a window of Solitalea lacus DNA encoding:
- the trxB gene encoding thioredoxin-disulfide reductase yields the protein MSSELEHIHCLIIGSGPAGYTAAIYAARADLKPVMYTGLQPGGQLTTTTEVENFPGYPEGTQGPEMMEDFKKQAERFGAEVRFGIVTAVDFSSLPHRVTLDDGKVITADSVIISTGASAKWLGLPSEEKYNGFGVSACAVCDGFFFRKQDVAIVGAGDTAAEEATYLSKLCNKVYMIIRKGEMRASKAMQHRVMNTPNIEVLFNQETKEILGDGQNVTGALLINNETGKETTIDVTGFFVAIGHKPNTDVFKDWLDMDENGYIITKSGSTKTNIEGVFAAGDVQDHIYRQAVTAAGSGCMAALDAERYLAAKEHSSIYAEDLTN
- the mnmA gene encoding tRNA 2-thiouridine(34) synthase MnmA: MSKHGRILVAMSGGIDSSVASIMLHEQGYEVIGLTMKTWDYASSGSSSKETGCCSLDSINDARSLAVQYGFPHYILDIREEFGNFVIDNFVEEYLAGRTPNPCVLCNTHIKWEALMKRADKLDCEFIATGHYAQIRQENDRYVVSKGLDNNKDQSYVLWGVSQYNLSRTMLPLGGFRKTEIRQMAMEMGQIDLANKSESYEICFVPDNDYRSFLKHRVPDLEERVDGGDFVLTDGRKVGKHKGYPFYTIGQRKGLGIALGEPVFVTRIIPETNTVVLGREEDLQKSQAFVRNYNLVKYDSITNPIEAVTKIRYKDAGTMSTIVQDGDLMKVEFDHSVSAIAPGQSAVFYEGDDLIGGGFLC
- a CDS encoding sulfite exporter TauE/SafE family protein, coding for MEIILLCCFAFLAGFVDSIVGGGGLIQMPALLFTLPQTALPVLFGTGKIPAITGTTAAAWQYSKKVNFNFKILATVAACALVAAYLGAQTINLLDSSLLKPLILIILVLIAVYTFFKKDLGSTQAREIPESKMLIMGSLIGLIIGFYDGFFGPGTGSFFILAFIMFLGFDFLNASAYAKIINCVTNLSALTAFIFNKQVLYHIALPMAVCNLAGGIIGSKLALTKGNEFIRKFFLIVICLLIARYAYDVFFK
- a CDS encoding pirin family protein codes for the protein MATKSIKQVLTGASPHMVGDGFRVSNYVPGPYGITRETNPFIMLDYNMPHYFEPSAYRRGVGEHPHRGFETVSIAYEGQIEHRDSSGGGGVISAGDVQWMTAAAGLMHDEFQSQEFAETGGLQHFIQVWVNLPAKDKMSPPKYQAITNDSISTVKIDDKGSVNRIIAGNFKGVNGAASTFTPIEMYDIRMVTGAEVSFDLPALFNTMILITKGSFIINNEQQAKHKDFVLFNHDGETITLKAEEDSYAMVFSGEPINEPIVSYGPFVMNTQEEIIQAINDFNSGKFGSI
- a CDS encoding YceI family protein, whose translation is MANTKWGIDPSHSEIQFKIKHMMVSNVTGNFNQFDVNVETDNDNFENAKISFNADIDSISTGNEQRDSHLKSADFFDAESFPKITFESSEFNKVDDSEFELKGNLTIKDITKPIKLNVEFGGSGLDPWGNKKAGFSIAGKINRKDFGLNWNSALETGGVLVSDEVKLLAEVQLAEVVIA
- a CDS encoding MarR family winged helix-turn-helix transcriptional regulator, which produces MKIEKEILQEDFGNSHQKAVINLMFTHNWVRDKLSGIFKTYDILPQHYNVLRILKGKHPQPVSPGQIKDVMIDKGNDVTRLLDKLVTKGFVKRCLCEENRRKMDITITEAGLKLLDELSPFFDEFYQAMKGRLNENDAELLSDLLDKLRD
- a CDS encoding cyclase family protein, which translates into the protein MKIIDLSKTIQYSKKDPWFMRIKVKNYPHNRSKLLIRFFLGLPQKLFPKNFSGWADDKILSMGVHASTHIDAPWHYSPTSNGKRAKTIDEVPLEWCYGNGIVIDMCHKVDFSVITVDDIQMDLQKSGAKINPQTIVLIKTGRDKLSGTPEYITTGTGMSREATEWLVDQGVKVIGIDQWGFDLPLKYMAKKTKESGNPEFFWQAHLVGQEKEYCHIEQLVNLNALPASGFKVAVFPLKIKGASAAPARVVAILDEQ